Proteins from one Telopea speciosissima isolate NSW1024214 ecotype Mountain lineage chromosome 1, Tspe_v1, whole genome shotgun sequence genomic window:
- the LOC122649188 gene encoding probable serine/threonine-protein kinase At1g01540 → MSVYDAAFLNSELSKRTSIFGLRLWVVIGICIGAFIVLILFLLSLCIASRRRKSPNNRIRQGKKLSASELTPVVSKEIQEIVHVTATDQRPALPPAFPEIQIDIGKPEHRVVFSDRLSSHASGESRSTNATDSTSMAVGPPEVSHLGWGHWYTLRELEAATNGLSDENVIGEGGYGIVYRGVLPDNTQVAVKNLLNNRGQAEREFKVEVEVIGRVRHKNLVRLLGYCVEGAYRMLVYEYVDNGNLDQWLHGEVGPVTPLTWDIRMNIILGTAKGLAYLHEGLEPKVVHRDVKSSNILLDRQWYPKVSDFGLAKLLCSERSYVTTRVMGTFGYVAPEYACTGMLNERSDVYSFGILIMEIISGRNPVEYNRPPGEVNLVDWLKTMVGNRKSEEVVDPKLPEMPSSKALKRVLLVALRCVDPDAQKRPKMGHVIHMLEADDLLFRDERRIGRESMRSHQEYQPTNQVVPRLGDKQVTKGTSDTSEGESSRNPNQQTRWR, encoded by the exons ATGTCGGTCTATGATGCGGCGTTCCTAAACAGTGAGCTCTCGAAGCGGACCTCAATCTTCGGTCTCCGATTATGGGTCGTGATCGGAATCTGCATCGGAGCTTTTATCGTTCTCAtactctttctcctctctctctgcATTGCGTCTCGTCGCCGTAAATCTCCAAACAACCGTATTCGTCAGGGGAAGAAGCTTAGTGCCAGTGAGCTTACCCCCGTGGTCTCCAAGGAAATCCAAGAGATTGTACATGTTACTGCTACGGATCAGCGCCCTGCGTTGCCCCCTGCCTTCCCCGAGATCCAGATCGACATTGGGAAGCCTGAGCATCGTGTGGTGTTCTCCGACCGACTTTCATCCCACGCCAGTGGAGAGAGCCGATCGACTAACGCCACCGATTCCACTTCCATGGCCGTCGGCCCTCCCGAGGTTTCGCATCTGGGTTGGGGTCACTGGTACACTCTCAGGGAGCTTGAAGCGGCGACCAACGGATTATCGGACGAGAATGTGATTGGGGAAGGTGGTTATGGAATCGTTTATCGAGGCGTTTTGCCGGACAACACTCAAGTTGCTGTGAAGAATTTATTGAATAACAG GGGTCAAGCTGAGAGGGAGTTCAAAGTAGAAGTAGAGGTAATTGGCCGAGTTAGACACAAAAATCTGGTCAGATTGCTTGGATACTGTGTGGAAGGAGCTTACAG GATGCTTGTTTATGAGTATGTAGACAATGGTAATCTGGATCAATGGCTTCATGGGGAGGTGGGGCCAGTCACCCCTCTTACATGGGACATTCGAATGAATATTATCCTTGGAACAGCGAAAGG TTTGGCCTATCTTCATGAGGGTCTTGAGCCAAAAGTTGTTCATCGAGATGTAAAATCTAGTAATATATTACTTGACCGACAGTGGTACCCCAAAGTCTCTGATTTTGGTCTTGCTAAACTTTTATGTTCCGAGAGGAGTTACGTTACAACTCGTGTCATGGGAACGTTTGG GTATGTGGCTCCTGAATATGCTTGCACTGGTATGTTGAATGAGAGGAGtgatgtttatagctttggaatACTAATCATGGAAATAATTTCTGGGAGGAATCCTGTTGAATACAATCGACCACCTGGAGAG GTGAATTTGGTGGACTGGTTAAAGACTATGGTTGGAAATCGGAAATCAGAGGAAGTAGTGGATCCTAAATTGCCTGAAATGCCTTCTTCAAAGGCACTCAAGCGGGTTCTTTTGGTTGCTCTGCGATGTGTTGACCCTGATGCGCAAAAAAGACCTAAAATGGGGCATGTGATCCACATGCTTGAGGCGGATGATTTACTATTCCGTGAT GAACGTCGAATTGGGCGAGAGAGTATGCGATCTCATCAGGAATATCAACCAACAAACCAGGTTGTTCCTAGACTGGGTGATAAACAGGTAACCAAGGGAACCTCTGATACAAGTGAAGGAGAGAGCAGCAGAAATCCAA